In one window of Chelmon rostratus isolate fCheRos1 chromosome 19, fCheRos1.pri, whole genome shotgun sequence DNA:
- the wdr41 gene encoding WD repeat-containing protein 41 produces the protein MFRWILGGREAQGSVEKSPVLCIGEEQPKNWFTELQVLKGHFDIVRFLVQIDDFRCASAGDDGLILVWNIETGERLQELRGHSQQITAITTFTCSNGLTSLITASSDRSLSLWDPDTGNRVQTISDLQSSVKCLLVLERLCVCVSGGEELCVWNRDFQVLCHRQNHSDTGITALIELPKNCLAAAMDKEIVIYRLTVSTDSSLSLAEIRCLSDHREQIRALINVNDRSFASGSHGGELILWDAVDWNILGYEHILWEESRPCAQAEIRLAAPKPSEMSIQHLTTDGKHILAAVGSGLYVYSVLTKKVVAYRKVAHDSNVLHTMLLSDSELMSCSEDGSVRMWEIQDLPLPAEPASPGFFGMWTFGRSNKQSGPPSKKVTDVPNVRTLELTGDLIGHSGAVQMFVSFRENGLVTCSADHLLILWKNGERQSRLRSLALFQKLEESGGL, from the exons ATGTTTCGGTGGATTCTTGGCGGTCGAGAGGCTCAGGGTTCAGTGGAG AAAAGCCCCGTGCTGTGCATTGGAGAGGAACAGCCCAAAAACTGgttcactgagctgcaggtgctgaaaggacattttgacattgttCGATTTCTGGTGCAGATTGATGACTTCAG ATGTGCCTCTGCAGGGGACGATGGCCTCATTCTCGTCTGGAATATTGAG ACCGgggagaggctgcaggagctgaGGGGCCATTCCCAGCAAATAACAGCCATAaccaccttcacctgcagtAACGGACTCACCTCGCTCATCACAGCCTCCTCGGACCGAAGTCTCAGC CTGTGGGACCCCGATACAGGCAACAGGGTGCAGACCATTTCAGATCTTCAGTCTTCTGTAAAG tgtttgctGGTGCTGgagcgcctgtgtgtgtgtgtgtccggcggggaggagctgtgtgtgtggaacagaGACTTTCAGGTGCTGTGTCACAGGCAGAACCACAGCGACACCG GAATAACTGCTTTGATAGAGCTGCCCAAGAACTGCCTGGCTGCTGCGATGGATAAAGAAATAG TGATCTACAGGCTGACGGTTTCTACTGACTCCTCTCTGTCGCTGGCTGAGATCCGCTGCCTGTCGGACCACCGGGAACAGATTCGCGCTCTGATCAACGTCAACG acaGGAGCTTCGCCAGCGGTTCCCACGGGGGCGAGCTGATCTTATGGGATGCGGTTGATTGGAACATCCTGGGCTATGAGCACATTCTGTGGGAGGAGTCGCGACCCTGCGCTCAGGCTGAGATACGATTGGCTGCTCCCAAACCCAGCGAGATGTCCATCCAGCATCTGACCACCGACGGGAAG cacaTCCTCGCGGCTGTGGGCAGCGGCCTGTATGTGTACAGCGTTCTGACCAAGAAGGTGGTGGCCTACAGGAAGGTCGCCCATGACTCCAACGTCTTACACACCATGCTGTTATCCGACAG CGAGCTGATGTCCTGCTCTGAAGACGGCAGTGTGAGGATGTGGGAGATCCAGGACCTGCCTTTGCCTGCTGAACCAGCCTCTCCAG GTTTCTTCGGGATGTGGACGTTTGGCCGCTCAAACAAACAGAGCGGCCCTCCGTCAAAGAAGGTCACGGACGTCCCGAACGTCAGGACGCTGGAGCTGACGGGTGACCTGATTGGACACTCGGGGGCAGTTCAG ATGTTTGTGAGCTTCAGGGAGAACGGCTTGGTCACGTGCTCCGCGGACCACCTGCTGATCCTGTGGAAGAACGGGGAACGGCAGTCCCGCCTGCGCAGCCTGGCACTTTTCCAGAAACTGGAGGAGAGTGGAGGGCTCTGA